The Juglans regia cultivar Chandler chromosome 1, Walnut 2.0, whole genome shotgun sequence nucleotide sequence CTACCAGCCGTCCGATCTCCATCGCGTCGCCGTTGAAACACATATCGGACACTCCTCCATATACGTAGCCCTTTTTAAGCTTCGGGCCCGCCAATCTCACGATCTCTTCCCTTACCTTATTATATGCCTCCTCCACTAAGTACGTGAACTCGGAGCCCGAGTCAACAATGGTTTGACCCGAACCGCTGGCGTCGGGCCGGAAAGTGGACGGCGGGATGTTCAGTTTCTTGGCGCCGATTCTGATTCCTTGCATCGCAACGGTGTAGGCAAGAGGGTCAAGGTTTGGCAAACGCTGTTGACTGGGGCCAAAAGCAAGTAGATCAACGTATCGGAATCCGCCAGAGTTGGGGTTGTTTCCGAGGTAAAACGAGCCGGTTGGTAAGGACCCGGGTTGGTTCCGGCGGGAGGGCACGCAGTACGAGAATTTCGAAATTTTAGCTTGGGAAGCGAAGGATAAGCGTCCGAGATTCATTCCCAAAATTCCCTTGTTGTCAACGGAAGCCTGGGCACAGCCAAGGGCCAGAGGAAGTGTCGACAGGGAAGGGGAAAATGTGAATTTTTCTCGTACGAGATTGCCCTCGGCCAAAGTGCCGTCCGCATAGAAGTAAGAATAGTGGCAGAGACGGTTCTGGTCGCAAGAAGTCGGCAGGGTGAAGTCGGGAACTCGCGGTTTACAAATGGGGTGGTTGCAGGGCAGAacggagaaggaagaagaaagagaagggtCAAACGACGCCGAAGGAGGTGGCTTCGCCGGGGTCTTCTTGTGGCACTGAATCCACGAGAGCTGGCTGCCAGTATCCAATACCATCTGTTGGGTCTGCGCAGGGGTCCCTATCGGGAGAGAAACAATCAGAGCCATAGAATACTTGAAAGTTGATCTGTAGTTGTACGCTGGGGTTCTGAGTCTTGGGTACTGCTTGGGCCTGGACGCGGGCAGTGAAACAAGGGAAGGGTTAAGAGCTTTGGAAGCGTTTGGAcggagagaaaatgaaataagagGGAAAGACTGAGAAAGTGAACTGTTTTGGAGGTTTTGGTGTTGTTGCGTCGAgagggagaagaaagtgaagaagagagagaaaaacaaaagcatgGTTCTTCTGCAGAGAGCCATAGGAACAAGTGTTTGCGTGCGTGTGCAGGGGTGACAGCGTAAGATCAGAGGGAAGAGATGGAGTTTGGTTTGGTTGGGTGCAGTGGGGGATGGTGAGAGTGGGGTTGTAATGGTGTACATATTTATACCATTTGAACGGAGAAGGTAGCGGTGAAGGAACAAATAAACGCCAAAAGAAGCAAAACTACAAAAAGCATACGCGTTTTCTATACATTCAGGCTTGAGCTGTTCATGTTATGATTAATACTATGTATTTAATTTGGTGACTTCGATTTATCGACCACtactctctttgttttttttacttttcctttttctttttctttcctcggGGTTACGTTTACTTAAAGAGTGGGATCGAGGGACTTTTTTTGCAGGTTAAggtatgatgatgatgatgtgttCTGGTATTTTGCTTGTATCAACATTCATCGCATATTTTCCCGATAAACAGCTTGCTAAATCAGTGTGATAATAGGACGTCCACACTGATGAAAGTTTACACActcaagagagagagacattacattaatttaattatttgcatgcatttttttaaggcgtggtttttttttagagtgaaaCTATTATCATTTATTCATTAAACAAAATTACATCCATAACCGAATATATGTAAGAATATCTCTATATCAATTAGTGCATTAGATCaatcactatttctttttgtaattgGTCTAATCTTCTTTACTACTGACTCTCTATAGACAAATGTTCAAGAAACAACACTTTGTTTAAACAGAGGTTCAACCTCATcctttatagaaaaaaatgacTAAACATCTACAAACAAATGTCCAAGAGACAaacttcttatttttatttttactaaacaataaagaaaatagtAAGATAGATGCGAAAAATTACGAATTACAATTTGGACTAACTCTAGTAGATTTTGGAATCTGTGACGGCATATGAAGTCAACGAGCTTGTCTAttttcaaccacaaaagttAGTTCTGAAAAATATGATAGTGGCGATTTCGGTAATCCGATTGGCATGACGAGAAGAGTTGCTGAAATGGGTGGCACGGGCATATATAAGTAGTGCGTGAGGAGTACACACAGCGATTTTTGCAAAACCGTCACTATCCTCCGAACGATTTGCGGCCTAGAGTCTTCTTGTGCTGCACAAGTCTCTCGAGAGTTGTCT carries:
- the LOC108988193 gene encoding aspartic proteinase PCS1, with protein sequence MYTITTPLSPSPTAPNQTKLHLFPLILRCHPCTRTQTLVPMALCRRTMLLFFSLFFTFFSLSTQQHQNLQNSSLSQSFPLISFSLRPNASKALNPSLVSLPASRPKQYPRLRTPAYNYRSTFKYSMALIVSLPIGTPAQTQQMVLDTGSQLSWIQCHKKTPAKPPPSASFDPSLSSSFSVLPCNHPICKPRVPDFTLPTSCDQNRLCHYSYFYADGTLAEGNLVREKFTFSPSLSTLPLALGCAQASVDNKGILGMNLGRLSFASQAKISKFSYCVPSRRNQPGSLPTGSFYLGNNPNSGGFRYVDLLAFGPSQQRLPNLDPLAYTVAMQGIRIGAKKLNIPPSTFRPDASGSGQTIVDSGSEFTYLVEEAYNKVREEIVRLAGPKLKKGYVYGGVSDMCFNGDAMEIGRLVGDMVFELDKGVEILVEKERVLADVGGGIHCIAIGRSDRLGAASNIIGNHHQQNLWVEFDLVNRRIGFGKTDCSRSV